The sequence below is a genomic window from Zavarzinia compransoris.
GGCGCCGCGCCTGCTGGTGGTCGATCCGGTCATGGTCGCCAAGGGCGGCGCCAGCCTGACCACGGATGCGACCACGGCGGCGGTGCGCGACCGCCTGCTGCCCCGCGCCGGCGTGATCACGCCCAACCTGCCCGAAGCCTCGGTCCTCCTGGGCCGGCCGGTGACCGCGATCGGCGAGATGGACCGGGCCGCCTTCGACCTCCTGGCGCTGGGGCCGCGGGCGGTGCTGCTGAAGGGCGGCCATCTGGCCGGCGATCTGGTGCGCGACGTCCTGGTTTCCGCCGATGGCCTGATCTATTTCGACGACCCCCGGATCGAGACGCGCAGCACCCACGGCACCGGCTGCACCCTGGCCTCGGCGATCGCGACCGGCCTCGCCCAGGGGCTGGACCTCGTCCCCGCCGTGCGCCGGGCCCGGAACTATGTCCGCAAGGCCCTGGCCACCGCCCCCGGCCTCGGCCGGGGCCACGGCCCCCTCAACCACGGCCACACGGTGCA
It includes:
- the thiD gene encoding bifunctional hydroxymethylpyrimidine kinase/phosphomethylpyrimidine kinase; the encoded protein is MTGRVLIVAGSDSGGGAGIQADIKTVTALGGYAMTAITALTIQDTLGVHGIVDVPVAAVGAQMAVCLDDIGADVVKTGMLHSVDVVETVLAGMDRPTAPRLLVVDPVMVAKGGASLTTDATTAAVRDRLLPRAGVITPNLPEASVLLGRPVTAIGEMDRAAFDLLALGPRAVLLKGGHLAGDLVRDVLVSADGLIYFDDPRIETRSTHGTGCTLASAIATGLAQGLDLVPAVRRARNYVRKALATAPGLGRGHGPLNHGHTVQAFR